A single region of the Geobacillus subterraneus genome encodes:
- a CDS encoding cytochrome d ubiquinol oxidase subunit II: MTLEVIGISVLWLFLFGYIIVASIDFGAGFFSAYSHWANKQHILHRIIQRYLSPVWEVTNVFLVFFFVGIVGFFPKTAYYYGSILLVPASISIILLAIRGSYYAFHTYGGTERNWYLIAYGLTGLFIPASLSIVLTISEGGFVEAGASGVALDYGKLFASPLSWSIVLLSVTSVLYISAVFLTYYADAAKDERARALLRRYALLWSGPTMLSALLIIYQLRYHNPEHYANLWNVAWMLAVSFLFFVVTVWLLWRQRRFGWAFIALLFQYAFAFYAYGISHYPYLLYPYLTIYDGFTNETMAMALIVAFIAGLLLLIPSLYLLMRLFLFNKAYVKGKWEGGKG, from the coding sequence ATGACGCTCGAAGTCATTGGCATCTCGGTGTTATGGCTGTTTTTGTTCGGGTACATTATCGTTGCTTCGATTGATTTCGGGGCTGGGTTTTTCAGCGCCTATAGCCATTGGGCAAACAAACAGCATATTTTGCACCGCATCATTCAGCGCTATCTTTCCCCTGTATGGGAAGTGACGAACGTCTTTCTTGTCTTTTTCTTTGTCGGCATTGTCGGCTTTTTTCCGAAAACGGCGTATTATTATGGTTCTATTTTGCTTGTCCCGGCGAGCATCTCGATCATTTTGTTAGCTATTCGCGGCTCGTACTACGCGTTTCATACGTATGGGGGGACGGAACGGAACTGGTATTTAATCGCTTATGGATTGACGGGGTTGTTTATTCCGGCCTCGCTGTCCATTGTGTTGACGATTTCCGAAGGCGGGTTTGTAGAGGCAGGCGCCTCAGGCGTTGCGCTTGATTATGGGAAGCTGTTTGCAAGCCCGTTGTCATGGAGCATTGTGCTGTTAAGTGTGACGAGCGTTCTTTACATTTCTGCCGTTTTCTTAACGTATTATGCGGACGCGGCCAAGGATGAACGGGCGCGGGCGCTGTTGCGCCGCTACGCTCTTCTTTGGAGCGGGCCGACGATGTTGTCAGCGCTGCTCATTATTTATCAGCTTCGCTACCATAATCCCGAGCATTACGCCAACCTATGGAACGTGGCATGGATGCTGGCTGTCTCTTTTTTGTTTTTTGTCGTCACCGTTTGGCTGCTTTGGCGGCAACGGCGGTTCGGCTGGGCGTTTATTGCGCTTTTGTTTCAATATGCGTTCGCCTTTTACGCCTATGGCATTTCACATTATCCCTATTTGTTATACCCGTATTTGACAATTTATGACGGGTTTACGAATGAGACGATGGCTATGGCGTTGATCGTTGCGTTTATTGCCGGCCTCCTGTTATTAATTCCGTCACTTTATTTGCTTATGCGCCTTTTCTTGTTTAACAAGGCATACGTTAAAGGAAAATGGGAAGGAGGGAAAGGATGA
- a CDS encoding YkvA family protein, whose amino-acid sequence MRKWWKRLRFIVNVRRFLPFLLEFFVSRDVPMQKKAFAIGLLLLYMALPFDLIPDFLALFGFIDDLAVFMFILQQVIKMAPVSLKEKYNL is encoded by the coding sequence GTGCGCAAGTGGTGGAAACGACTTCGCTTCATCGTAAACGTCCGACGCTTTCTTCCGTTTTTGCTTGAATTTTTCGTCTCACGCGATGTGCCGATGCAAAAAAAAGCATTCGCGATTGGGCTATTGCTGCTGTATATGGCGTTGCCGTTTGATCTTATTCCTGATTTTCTCGCGTTATTTGGTTTTATCGATGATTTGGCCGTTTTCATGTTTATTTTGCAGCAAGTTATTAAGATGGCTCCAGTTTCATTAAAAGAAAAATATAACCTATAA
- a CDS encoding cytochrome ubiquinol oxidase subunit I, with product MNGYDPVLLSRILTGLTLTVHIIYATIGVGIPLMIAIAQWVGIRKRDMHYILLARRWTRGFVITVAVGVVTGTAIGLQLSLLWPNFMQLAGQVISLPLFMETFAFFFEAIFLGIYLYTWDRFENQKKHLLLLIPVAIGSSASAMFITMVNAFMNTPQGFELKNGELVNIDPIAAMFNPAMPTKVAHVLATAYMTSAFVLASIAAWHLWKGNRHVYHRKALHLTMKTALIFSVASALVGDLSGKFLAQYQPEKLAAAEWHFETGSHAPLILFGTLGEDGEVKYALEIPYALSILAHNHPAAVVTGLNDIPEDERPPLYIHYLFNVMVTIGVFLMVVAAAYWLGSIFRWKWTAKKWFFGLLVAGGPLAMVAIEAGWYLAEVGRQPWILRGYMKTAEGATSSAHVDTMLVLFCLLYMVLVIASATVLVRMFRRNPVERELAERANNGEVAP from the coding sequence GTGAACGGCTACGATCCGGTGCTGCTTAGCCGTATTTTGACGGGATTGACACTGACGGTCCATATCATTTATGCCACGATCGGCGTCGGGATTCCACTGATGATCGCTATTGCCCAATGGGTTGGGATTCGCAAACGTGATATGCATTATATTTTGCTCGCTCGCCGCTGGACGCGCGGTTTTGTCATCACCGTAGCGGTTGGCGTGGTGACAGGAACAGCGATCGGCTTGCAGCTGTCGCTTTTGTGGCCGAACTTTATGCAGCTGGCTGGCCAGGTGATCAGCTTGCCGCTGTTCATGGAGACGTTCGCCTTCTTTTTTGAAGCGATTTTCCTCGGTATTTATTTGTATACATGGGATCGGTTTGAAAATCAGAAAAAACATTTGCTTTTGCTTATCCCGGTGGCGATCGGCTCTTCGGCGTCGGCCATGTTCATTACAATGGTGAACGCGTTTATGAACACGCCGCAAGGCTTTGAACTGAAAAATGGCGAGCTCGTCAACATCGACCCGATCGCCGCGATGTTCAATCCGGCCATGCCGACGAAAGTCGCTCATGTGCTGGCAACGGCGTATATGACGTCAGCGTTCGTGCTCGCTTCGATCGCCGCTTGGCATTTATGGAAGGGAAACCGCCATGTGTATCACCGCAAGGCGCTTCATTTAACGATGAAAACAGCGTTGATTTTCTCAGTGGCGAGCGCGCTTGTCGGCGACTTGTCGGGTAAATTTTTGGCCCAATACCAGCCGGAAAAACTGGCGGCGGCCGAATGGCATTTTGAAACGGGCTCCCATGCACCGTTGATCCTGTTCGGCACGCTCGGAGAAGACGGGGAAGTGAAATATGCTTTAGAAATTCCATACGCCCTCAGTATTTTAGCCCATAACCATCCCGCTGCGGTTGTGACTGGATTAAATGATATTCCAGAAGATGAGCGTCCGCCGCTATACATTCATTACTTATTCAATGTGATGGTCACGATCGGGGTGTTTTTAATGGTTGTCGCAGCCGCGTATTGGCTCGGATCGATTTTCCGCTGGAAATGGACGGCGAAAAAGTGGTTTTTTGGACTCCTGGTGGCGGGAGGGCCGCTGGCGATGGTTGCGATTGAGGCGGGATGGTACTTAGCGGAAGTCGGGCGGCAGCCGTGGATTTTGCGCGGCTATATGAAAACGGCGGAAGGAGCGACATCGTCTGCGCATGTGGATACGATGCTTGTGTTGTTTTGCCTTTTGTATATGGTGTTAGTAATTGCAAGCGCAACAGTGCTCGTCCGTATGTTCCGCCGCAACCCGGTTGAACGGGAGCTGGCAGAGCGGGCTAATAACGGGGAGGTGGCGCCATGA
- the cydS gene encoding cytochrome bd oxidase small subunit CydS: MQTFLIMYAPMIIVALSIIAAFWAGLKDVHVNE; encoded by the coding sequence ATGCAAACATTTTTGATCATGTATGCGCCGATGATCATCGTCGCTCTGTCGATCATCGCCGCGTTTTGGGCTGGTTTGAAAGATGTGCACGTAAATGAATAA
- a CDS encoding carbon starvation CstA family protein: MKGLKSILLWGLISVLGAAAFAILALSRGESVNAMWLIVAAVCTYAVAYRFYSRFIAHKVFGLDDNRKTPAEVFNDGKDYVPTNKWVLFGHHFAAIAGAGPLVGPILAAQMGYLPGTLWIIIGVVLGGAVQDFVILFASMRRNGKSLGEMIKEEMGPVTGLIAALGILGIMIILLAVLALVVVKALVGSPWGMFTIAATIPIAILMGIYMRFIRPGRVAEASLGGFVLLILSIVAGQYVAEHPTLSAMFTLKGETIAILMIIYGFVASALPVWLLLAPRDYLSTFLKIGTIVGLALGILVVTPDLQMPAVTKFVDGTGPVFAGDLFPFLFITIACGAVSGFHALVSSGTTPKMIELESHARTIGYGAMLMESFVAVMAMVAACVLTPGVYFAINSPAAVIGADVAQAAKVISSWGFTLTPDMLTELAKDVGEQTVLSRTGGAPTLAIGMAVILSSVIGGKALMAFWYHFAILFEALFILTTIDAGTRVGRFMIQDIMGTFYKPLGKTDSLASNLIATTLCVLAWGYFLYQGVVDPLGGINTLWPLFGIANQMLAGIALLFATTILFKMGKKAYVWVTLVPTTWLLVVTLTAGYQKLFHENVKIGFLSHAKMFQDSLSQGKILAPATNEAQMRQIIMNDYIDATLCAIFMLVVIAMLISALNIWIKVLQNKHVPLKEAPYVPRDGEGAKHYA; encoded by the coding sequence GTGAAGGGACTAAAATCGATCTTGTTATGGGGGCTCATTTCCGTCCTCGGGGCTGCCGCGTTTGCCATTTTGGCTTTAAGCCGCGGTGAGTCGGTCAACGCCATGTGGCTGATCGTCGCCGCCGTCTGCACGTATGCGGTCGCCTATCGTTTTTACAGCCGGTTTATCGCCCACAAAGTGTTCGGTCTTGATGATAACCGAAAAACGCCGGCTGAAGTGTTTAACGACGGGAAAGACTATGTCCCGACGAACAAATGGGTGCTGTTCGGGCATCACTTCGCCGCCATTGCCGGCGCCGGACCGCTTGTCGGACCGATTTTGGCTGCGCAGATGGGGTACTTGCCCGGGACGCTTTGGATCATCATTGGCGTTGTGCTCGGCGGCGCGGTGCAAGACTTTGTCATTTTGTTTGCGTCGATGCGCCGCAATGGGAAGTCGCTTGGCGAAATGATCAAGGAAGAAATGGGACCGGTGACGGGCTTGATCGCAGCGCTTGGCATTTTGGGCATTATGATTATTTTATTGGCCGTATTGGCGCTCGTTGTTGTGAAAGCGCTTGTCGGAAGCCCGTGGGGGATGTTTACGATCGCCGCGACGATTCCGATTGCGATTTTGATGGGCATTTACATGCGCTTCATTCGCCCGGGGCGTGTTGCCGAGGCGTCGCTCGGGGGATTTGTATTATTGATTTTGTCGATCGTGGCCGGGCAATACGTTGCGGAGCATCCAACGCTCTCGGCAATGTTTACGTTAAAAGGCGAAACGATCGCGATCTTGATGATTATTTACGGTTTTGTCGCCTCGGCGCTGCCGGTGTGGCTGCTGTTGGCGCCGCGCGACTATTTGAGCACATTTTTGAAAATCGGCACGATTGTTGGACTAGCACTCGGCATTTTAGTCGTTACGCCTGATTTGCAAATGCCGGCTGTAACGAAATTTGTTGATGGAACGGGACCGGTGTTTGCCGGCGACTTGTTCCCGTTCTTGTTCATTACGATCGCCTGCGGGGCGGTGTCCGGGTTCCACGCGCTCGTTTCATCCGGCACGACGCCGAAGATGATTGAGCTTGAAAGCCATGCGCGGACGATCGGCTACGGTGCGATGTTGATGGAGTCGTTCGTCGCGGTTATGGCGATGGTGGCGGCTTGCGTCTTGACGCCGGGGGTGTATTTTGCCATCAACAGCCCGGCGGCGGTAATCGGGGCGGATGTGGCGCAGGCCGCCAAAGTCATATCGTCGTGGGGGTTTACGCTCACTCCTGACATGTTGACGGAGCTGGCGAAAGATGTCGGTGAACAAACGGTGTTGTCGCGCACCGGCGGGGCGCCGACGCTGGCCATCGGGATGGCGGTCATTTTGTCGAGCGTCATTGGCGGCAAGGCATTGATGGCATTCTGGTATCACTTCGCCATCTTGTTTGAAGCGCTGTTCATCTTGACGACAATTGACGCCGGCACGCGTGTCGGCCGTTTCATGATCCAAGACATTATGGGCACGTTCTACAAGCCGCTCGGCAAAACGGATTCGCTTGCCTCGAACTTGATCGCCACGACCCTTTGTGTGTTGGCGTGGGGTTACTTCCTGTACCAAGGCGTCGTCGATCCGCTTGGGGGCATCAACACCCTATGGCCGCTGTTTGGCATCGCCAACCAAATGTTGGCGGGCATCGCCTTGTTGTTTGCGACGACCATTCTATTTAAAATGGGCAAAAAGGCTTATGTTTGGGTGACGCTCGTGCCGACGACATGGCTTTTGGTCGTCACGTTGACGGCGGGGTATCAAAAGCTGTTCCATGAAAACGTTAAAATTGGTTTCTTGTCGCATGCGAAAATGTTCCAAGACAGCTTGAGCCAAGGCAAAATTTTGGCGCCGGCCACGAATGAGGCGCAAATGCGGCAAATTATTATGAACGACTACATTGATGCGACATTGTGTGCGATTTTCATGCTCGTTGTGATTGCGATGTTGATCTCGGCGTTGAACATCTGGATCAAAGTGCTGCAAAACAAACATGTGCCGCTCAAAGAAGCGCCGTACGTGCCGCGCGATGGAGAAGGAGCGAAGCATTATGCCTAA
- a CDS encoding TerC family protein codes for MDFFSPEFWTALLSIIIIDLVLAGDNAIVIGLAARNLPKHQQKKAIIWGTAGAVVVRALATIFVVWLLKIPGLLLVGGLLLVWIAYKLLVEEKGHDDIEAGGSLWEAMRTIIIADALMGLDNVLAVAGAAHGSFLLVILGLLISVPIMVWGSTLILKWIERFPIIITIGAGVLAWTASKMIVGEPFLKEYFANPVIKYGFELLVVAAVLTVGTLKKRKAAKEPQPKAANE; via the coding sequence GTGGATTTCTTTTCTCCAGAGTTTTGGACAGCGTTGCTGTCCATTATCATTATTGACCTTGTCTTGGCGGGGGATAATGCGATTGTCATCGGACTCGCGGCCCGCAACTTGCCAAAGCATCAGCAAAAAAAGGCCATCATTTGGGGAACGGCCGGCGCCGTTGTTGTTCGGGCGTTAGCAACGATTTTCGTTGTATGGCTTCTTAAAATTCCAGGCCTCTTGCTTGTTGGCGGTCTCTTACTTGTCTGGATCGCTTACAAGCTGCTCGTTGAGGAAAAGGGGCACGATGATATCGAGGCTGGGGGAAGTTTATGGGAAGCGATGCGCACGATTATTATTGCCGATGCGTTGATGGGGCTTGACAACGTGTTGGCGGTCGCCGGTGCCGCGCATGGAAGTTTTCTCCTTGTTATCCTTGGGCTGCTCATTTCTGTTCCAATCATGGTATGGGGCAGCACGCTCATTTTAAAATGGATTGAACGCTTCCCGATCATTATCACGATCGGCGCTGGCGTTCTTGCTTGGACAGCGTCAAAAATGATTGTCGGCGAGCCGTTTTTGAAAGAGTACTTTGCCAACCCTGTGATTAAATACGGATTTGAGCTGCTTGTTGTTGCCGCTGTCCTTACAGTTGGAACGCTGAAAAAAAGGAAAGCCGCCAAAGAACCGCAGCCGAAAGCCGCCAACGAATGA
- a CDS encoding DedA family protein, with translation MQHYLHYLIDHFGYIGIMIALMLGIVGLPIPDELLLTYAGYRVSTGAFSYPLTFFSCSFGAAIGISLSYILGFTLGLPFLHKFGPKLHLTEKRLEQTKALFSKFGPAVLFICYFIPGVRHLAAFWAGMNAYQWRKFALFAYSGAMVWVAVFLTIGAYFESRWTAVKQYIDAYRPLLFPVFLIVFGFALFYWHTRQKRKTPD, from the coding sequence TTGCAACATTATTTGCACTATCTCATCGATCACTTTGGTTATATCGGTATTATGATCGCGCTTATGCTCGGCATTGTTGGACTGCCGATCCCCGACGAGCTGCTGTTGACATATGCCGGCTACCGCGTCTCGACCGGTGCATTTTCGTATCCGCTCACCTTTTTTTCCTGCTCATTCGGGGCAGCCATCGGCATTTCGCTTAGCTATATTCTTGGGTTTACGCTCGGCTTGCCGTTTTTGCATAAATTCGGCCCGAAGCTTCATCTGACAGAAAAACGGCTCGAGCAAACGAAAGCGCTATTCTCGAAGTTCGGCCCGGCGGTATTATTCATTTGCTATTTCATCCCAGGCGTTCGGCATCTCGCCGCCTTTTGGGCCGGCATGAACGCCTACCAGTGGAGAAAGTTTGCCTTGTTCGCCTACAGTGGAGCGATGGTGTGGGTCGCTGTCTTTTTGACGATCGGTGCCTACTTTGAGAGCCGCTGGACGGCCGTCAAGCAGTACATCGATGCCTACCGTCCACTGTTATTTCCTGTGTTTCTCATCGTTTTCGGCTTTGCCCTCTTCTATTGGCACACCCGACAAAAACGAAAAACACCGGATTGA
- a CDS encoding SpoVR family protein, with protein MRQDELKELERAIAEITEIAEGFGLDFYPMRYEICPADIIYTFGAYGMPTRFSHWSFGKQFYKMKLHYDLGLSKIYELVINSNPCYAFLLDTNTLIQNKLIVAHVLAHSDFFKNNVRFSNTKRDMVESMAATAERIKHYEHQYGKLEVEKFLDAVLAIQEHIDPSLLRPKLSWTWEDTEVYEEEESAKTPSPYDDLWSLDERNKPKTPPRKKRRKFPPQPEKDVLLFIEEYSRELEDWQRDILTMMREEMLYFWPQLETKIMNEGWATYWHQRILREMDLTSDEAIEFAKLNANVVQPSRTGINPYYLGLKIFEDIEERWNNPTEEMRKYGIKPGSGRAKLFEVRELESDISFLRNYLTKELIMREDMYLFQKQGKDYKIVDKHWEHIRDQLVSMRVNGGFPYITVNDGDYMRNGELYLKHWYEGIELDLKYLEKVLPYIYQLWGRPVHMETVVEEKPMLFTYDGKTVHRKYL; from the coding sequence ATGCGGCAGGACGAGCTGAAAGAGCTGGAACGGGCGATTGCTGAGATTACGGAAATTGCTGAAGGATTTGGGTTGGATTTTTACCCGATGCGCTATGAAATTTGCCCGGCGGACATTATTTACACGTTTGGCGCCTACGGAATGCCGACGCGTTTTTCCCATTGGAGTTTTGGTAAGCAGTTTTACAAAATGAAGCTGCATTACGACTTAGGATTAAGCAAAATTTACGAACTCGTCATCAATTCGAATCCTTGTTATGCCTTTTTGCTTGACACGAACACGCTCATTCAAAATAAGTTGATCGTCGCCCACGTGTTGGCGCATAGCGACTTTTTCAAAAACAACGTCCGCTTTAGCAACACGAAGCGCGATATGGTCGAAAGCATGGCGGCGACGGCTGAGCGCATTAAACATTATGAACATCAATACGGAAAACTGGAAGTGGAAAAATTTTTAGATGCTGTCTTGGCCATTCAAGAGCATATCGACCCCTCGCTGTTGCGGCCGAAGCTGTCGTGGACATGGGAAGATACGGAGGTGTATGAGGAAGAAGAATCGGCAAAAACACCGTCGCCATATGATGACCTCTGGTCGCTTGATGAGCGGAACAAGCCAAAAACACCGCCGCGGAAAAAACGACGCAAGTTTCCGCCGCAGCCGGAAAAAGATGTGCTGTTGTTCATTGAAGAATACAGCCGTGAACTCGAAGATTGGCAGCGTGACATTTTGACGATGATGCGCGAAGAAATGCTCTATTTTTGGCCGCAGCTCGAGACGAAAATCATGAACGAAGGATGGGCGACGTATTGGCATCAGCGCATTTTGCGCGAGATGGATTTGACGAGCGATGAAGCGATCGAGTTTGCCAAGCTGAACGCCAACGTTGTGCAGCCATCGCGCACTGGCATCAATCCGTACTATTTAGGGTTGAAAATTTTTGAAGACATCGAAGAGCGGTGGAACAACCCGACGGAAGAGATGAGAAAATATGGAATTAAACCAGGATCAGGACGGGCAAAACTGTTCGAAGTGCGTGAGTTGGAGTCCGACATTTCGTTTTTGCGCAACTATTTGACGAAAGAGCTGATTATGCGTGAAGATATGTATTTATTTCAAAAGCAAGGGAAAGATTACAAAATTGTTGACAAACATTGGGAGCATATCCGCGATCAGCTCGTCAGCATGCGGGTTAACGGCGGATTCCCGTACATTACGGTGAATGACGGCGACTATATGCGCAACGGGGAGTTGTATTTAAAGCATTGGTACGAGGGAATTGAATTGGATCTGAAATATTTAGAAAAAGTGTTGCCATATATTTATCAGTTGTGGGGACGACCCGTCCATATGGAGACGGTCGTCGAGGAAAAGCCGATGTTGTTTACGTATGATGGGAAGACGGTGCATCGGAAATATTTATAA
- a CDS encoding DMT family transporter — MAWIYLIVAGIFEIVWAISLKYTAGFTRLWPSAVTVAGMIASFYFLSIATKTLPIGTAYAVWTGIGALGAVVIGMMFLNEPVNAPRIIFLLFILVGIIGLKFTAAQ, encoded by the coding sequence ATGGCGTGGATATACTTAATTGTCGCCGGGATCTTCGAAATCGTCTGGGCCATTTCCTTGAAATATACGGCTGGGTTCACCCGCCTGTGGCCGTCTGCCGTGACCGTTGCCGGGATGATCGCCAGCTTTTACTTTTTATCGATTGCGACAAAAACTTTGCCGATCGGCACCGCCTACGCGGTATGGACAGGAATTGGAGCGCTTGGAGCGGTCGTCATTGGCATGATGTTTTTAAACGAACCCGTCAACGCGCCGCGGATCATCTTTTTGTTGTTTATTCTCGTCGGGATCATCGGTTTAAAGTTTACGGCAGCGCAGTAA
- a CDS encoding YhdB family protein, translating into MNTVDYDKALYYTHRSEWDNLLILMVRTPDDMLSKKIEKFLHAYNFEHDYSVIQERLSALLRYIDHALEVSEQKMGVEQYAYFYS; encoded by the coding sequence TTGAACACCGTCGACTACGATAAGGCGCTCTATTATACACATCGCTCCGAGTGGGACAATTTGCTCATTTTAATGGTGCGCACGCCTGATGACATGCTGTCGAAAAAAATTGAAAAGTTTCTCCACGCCTATAATTTCGAACACGACTATTCCGTCATTCAGGAGAGGCTCTCGGCCTTGTTGCGCTACATCGACCACGCGCTTGAAGTGAGCGAACAAAAAATGGGAGTCGAGCAGTACGCCTATTTTTACTCGTAA
- a CDS encoding YbdD/YjiX family protein, protein MPKWLQTVLAYRRQFLDLLVGVPSYEKYVEHMKTHHPGEPIKSRKEFFCEAQEARYNAKGGKVSRCC, encoded by the coding sequence ATGCCTAAATGGCTGCAAACTGTGTTGGCCTATCGCCGGCAGTTTCTTGACTTGCTTGTCGGCGTGCCGAGTTATGAAAAATATGTCGAGCATATGAAAACCCATCATCCGGGTGAGCCGATCAAGTCGCGGAAAGAGTTTTTCTGCGAGGCGCAAGAGGCGCGCTACAATGCCAAGGGCGGCAAAGTGTCGCGTTGCTGCTAG
- a CDS encoding ketopantoate reductase family protein, translating to MRVLVVGAGAVGGYFGGRLLEKGVDVTFLVRERRKRELEERGLVIRSVHGDAVLAPKLIAAGERTEPFDLVVFSNKAYHLAGAIADAKPYVGETTMILPLLNGMAHMDVLRESFGDDKVLGGLCFIETTLNEKGEIVQTSPAHEVRFGEWSGERTGRVKALESLFAGANARFRLSERIVSDMWNKYLFIATMSGVTTLFRAPIGPIRSGEYGSVIISRLLGEIKMIMQAHGAPLTEEMAERQRVQLEQIAPTMKSSMQRDMEKGLPIEADHLQGYLLELAKQYDIHAPMLETVYHNLKIYEAGRTANER from the coding sequence ATGCGCGTTCTTGTCGTGGGAGCGGGGGCGGTTGGCGGCTATTTCGGCGGACGCCTGCTCGAAAAAGGCGTCGATGTGACATTTCTCGTCCGTGAGCGGAGAAAGCGGGAGCTTGAGGAACGCGGGCTTGTCATCCGCAGCGTTCACGGCGATGCAGTGCTCGCGCCGAAACTGATCGCGGCCGGTGAACGGACGGAGCCGTTCGATCTTGTTGTGTTTTCAAACAAGGCGTATCATTTGGCGGGCGCCATCGCTGATGCTAAACCGTACGTCGGTGAGACAACGATGATTTTGCCACTCTTAAACGGCATGGCCCATATGGATGTGTTGCGGGAGTCATTTGGCGATGACAAGGTGTTGGGGGGTCTTTGTTTCATCGAAACGACGTTAAACGAAAAAGGGGAAATCGTTCAAACAAGTCCGGCCCATGAAGTTCGTTTCGGCGAGTGGTCGGGAGAACGGACAGGGCGGGTGAAAGCGTTGGAATCGTTGTTTGCCGGCGCCAATGCCCGGTTTCGGTTAAGTGAGCGAATCGTTTCGGACATGTGGAACAAGTATTTGTTTATTGCCACTATGTCAGGGGTGACGACGCTGTTTCGCGCTCCGATCGGGCCGATTCGTTCCGGCGAGTACGGGAGCGTCATCATCAGCCGACTGCTTGGGGAAATCAAAATGATTATGCAAGCGCACGGCGCGCCGCTCACTGAGGAGATGGCAGAACGACAGCGCGTTCAGCTCGAACAGATCGCCCCGACGATGAAGTCATCGATGCAGCGTGATATGGAAAAAGGGCTGCCGATTGAAGCCGATCATTTGCAAGGGTATTTGCTGGAGCTGGCGAAACAGTATGACATCCACGCCCCGATGCTTGAAACCGTCTATCATAACTTGAAAATTTACGAAGCGGGCCGCACCGCTAATGAACGTTGA